A region of Sulfitobacter faviae DNA encodes the following proteins:
- a CDS encoding TRAP transporter small permease → MTPVTEDNHSSQLQSQTDTTGTDDAPVGTYKSTLPGPLGTIDNAISWLESVMLAAGVLLMAANTIANVVGRFVFQSSIFFSEELNSVLIILITFAGISYAARHGRHIRMSAIFDALPPRPRKVLMIFIAFVTAVFMFGLAWYALQYIMTQAGRGRLLPALQVPVWWTLVWVPFGFFMTGLQYLLTAIKNIIEPDIYLSTSVLEGYDDNEREV, encoded by the coding sequence ATGACGCCGGTGACGGAAGACAACCACAGTTCGCAACTGCAATCTCAGACAGATACCACCGGCACCGATGACGCCCCCGTGGGCACCTATAAATCCACCCTCCCCGGCCCTCTGGGCACGATCGACAACGCGATCAGCTGGCTTGAGTCCGTAATGCTCGCCGCTGGGGTATTGCTGATGGCCGCCAATACGATTGCCAATGTGGTGGGCCGTTTCGTCTTTCAAAGCTCGATCTTCTTTTCCGAAGAACTGAACAGCGTTCTGATCATTCTCATCACCTTTGCGGGCATCTCCTATGCCGCGCGGCATGGGCGGCATATCCGCATGTCGGCGATTTTCGACGCCCTGCCCCCGCGCCCGCGCAAAGTGCTGATGATCTTCATCGCCTTCGTCACCGCCGTCTTCATGTTCGGCCTCGCCTGGTACGCCCTGCAATACATCATGACCCAAGCCGGACGCGGCCGTCTGCTGCCCGCGCTGCAAGTGCCGGTCTGGTGGACGCTGGTCTGGGTGCCTTTCGGCTTTTTCATGACCGGCCTGCAATACCTGCTGACCGCGATCAAAAACATCATCGAACCAGATATTTACCTGTCGACCAGCGTTCTCGAAGGCTACGACGACAACGAGCGGGAGGTCTGA
- a CDS encoding aspartate/glutamate racemase family protein, whose protein sequence is MTPDMARTAALLVPGIQLSAIAFCCTSASVAIGNPAVREAIGEGLPGVPVITPASAAIAGFAALGVTRVAMLTPYLPETAAPLATYFNDQGLEVMRNGAFALEDDRDMARIDDESIINGAAALDGAEVEAFFLSCTSLRGVDVIDRIEARLGKPVVTSNQALCWALQRMGGLSGRPDGYGRLFDCDMPSAHAQGIIP, encoded by the coding sequence ATGACCCCCGATATGGCCCGCACCGCGGCGCTCTTGGTGCCGGGCATTCAGCTGTCGGCCATCGCCTTTTGCTGCACCTCGGCCTCGGTCGCCATCGGCAACCCGGCGGTGCGCGAGGCGATTGGCGAGGGGCTGCCCGGCGTGCCCGTCATCACCCCCGCCTCTGCCGCCATCGCGGGCTTTGCCGCGCTTGGCGTGACGCGGGTGGCGATGCTGACCCCCTATTTGCCGGAAACTGCCGCGCCGCTGGCCACCTATTTCAACGATCAGGGGCTAGAGGTCATGCGCAACGGGGCCTTCGCATTGGAAGACGACCGCGACATGGCGCGGATCGACGACGAAAGCATCATAAACGGCGCCGCTGCGCTGGATGGCGCGGAAGTAGAGGCATTTTTCCTCTCCTGCACCTCCCTGCGCGGCGTTGACGTGATCGACCGGATCGAAGCACGGCTGGGCAAGCCCGTCGTGACCTCTAACCAAGCGCTGTGCTGGGCGTTGCAACGGATGGGCGGGCTTTCGGGCCGCCCCGATGGCTATGGCCGTCTGTTCGACTGCGACATGCCAAGCGCCCATGCACAAGGCATCATTCCGTGA
- a CDS encoding ABC transporter ATP-binding protein, with protein MTAPVMTADALQRHYQVGGGFLRKTQTLKAVAGLDFELHPGKTLAVVGESGCGKSTLARMVTMIEEPTAGSLTLDGKPVRPEDWADLRQHVQIVFQDPYGSLNPRQQIGTILQEPLVINRKDMSKKEREEKAREMLRLVGLRPEHYDRYPHMFSGGQRQRIAVARALMLDPKVLVLDEPVSALDLSIQSAILNLLVDLQEKMDLAYLFISHDLSVVRHVADDVIVMYLGRAVEKGPKDEVFDNPRHPYTAALLSATPRADPEGGKERIKLQGELPSPLAIPEGCPFAPRCWKVQDVCRKERPPLEGAPHPAACYFPVDE; from the coding sequence ATGACCGCCCCCGTAATGACCGCCGACGCGCTGCAGCGTCACTATCAGGTTGGTGGCGGCTTCCTGCGCAAGACCCAGACGCTCAAGGCCGTCGCGGGCCTCGATTTCGAACTGCACCCCGGCAAGACGCTGGCCGTGGTGGGTGAAAGCGGCTGTGGCAAGTCCACACTGGCGCGTATGGTCACGATGATCGAAGAGCCGACCGCAGGCTCGCTGACACTCGACGGCAAGCCGGTGCGGCCCGAGGATTGGGCCGACCTGCGCCAGCATGTGCAGATCGTCTTCCAAGACCCCTATGGCTCGCTCAACCCACGCCAGCAGATCGGCACGATCCTGCAAGAGCCGTTGGTCATCAACCGCAAGGACATGTCCAAGAAAGAGCGCGAGGAAAAGGCGCGCGAGATGCTGCGCCTCGTCGGTCTGCGGCCCGAGCATTACGACCGCTACCCGCATATGTTCTCGGGCGGGCAGCGCCAGCGCATCGCGGTGGCGCGCGCGCTGATGCTCGACCCCAAGGTGCTGGTGCTGGACGAGCCGGTCTCGGCTTTGGACCTGTCGATTCAATCGGCGATCCTGAACCTGCTGGTGGACCTGCAGGAAAAGATGGATCTGGCCTATCTCTTCATCAGCCACGACCTGTCGGTTGTGCGCCATGTGGCCGATGACGTGATCGTCATGTACCTCGGCCGCGCGGTGGAGAAGGGGCCGAAGGACGAGGTCTTCGACAATCCGCGCCATCCCTATACGGCGGCACTTCTGTCGGCCACGCCGCGCGCCGACCCCGAAGGCGGCAAGGAGCGGATCAAGTTGCAGGGCGAGCTGCCCTCGCCGCTGGCGATCCCCGAGGGCTGCCCCTTCGCGCCGCGCTGTTGGAAAGTGCAGGATGTTTGCCGCAAGGAGCGCCCCCCGTTGGAGGGCGCACCGCATCCGGCAGCTTGCTACTTCCCCGTCGACGAATGA
- a CDS encoding Lrp/AsnC family transcriptional regulator, translated as MTIDKSGMRSHEADMSFVKLDKRDIAVLSILSREGRIAKSALADKVNLSATACGERLSRLEAAGIITGYQAHVALRRIAPHVTVFVQAELGNHRAEAFQRFEAVIAQHDEIVQCWALGGGFDYLLQVVTRDIDSYQRLMDALLDQQAGLSRYFTYVVTKSVKSAPLPLSLLLPEGES; from the coding sequence ATGACAATTGACAAGTCCGGCATGCGCTCGCATGAAGCGGATATGAGCTTTGTCAAACTCGATAAGCGCGATATCGCGGTGCTGTCGATCCTCTCTCGCGAGGGGCGCATCGCCAAATCCGCGCTTGCCGACAAGGTCAACCTGAGCGCCACCGCCTGCGGCGAACGGCTCTCGCGGCTGGAGGCTGCGGGCATCATCACCGGCTATCAGGCCCATGTCGCCCTGCGCCGCATCGCCCCGCATGTCACTGTCTTTGTGCAGGCCGAATTGGGCAACCATCGGGCCGAGGCATTTCAGCGGTTCGAGGCCGTGATCGCGCAGCATGATGAGATCGTGCAGTGCTGGGCCTTGGGCGGCGGCTTTGACTATCTGCTACAGGTCGTCACCCGCGACATCGACAGCTACCAACGTCTGATGGATGCGCTGTTGGATCAGCAGGCCGGGCTGAGCCGCTACTTTACCTATGTCGTCACCAAATCGGTTAAATCGGCACCGTTGCCGCTGTCGCTGCTGCTGCCCGAGGGCGAAAGCTGA
- a CDS encoding NAD-dependent succinate-semialdehyde dehydrogenase: MTKMIPTPADGLPALTRGALARHFAYVDGAWVAGAQSDDFNVTDPASGAVLGAVAKLSAEDSRGAVDAAHAAFPHWSGLLPQERGAILRRWRDLMLENREDLARIMTAEQGKPISESRGEIDYAASFFEFYSEEARRPNIEGVTSHLPDAEVEIWREPVGVAALITPWNFPSAMLTRKAGAALAAGCTVVAHPSAETPFSALALAELGEQAGLPKGVFNVVTGEAPEIVKPWMEDTRVRAISFTGSTEIGKLLYRQASDSVKRLVLELGGHAPFIMFDDADMDRAVEEAIKAKFATSGQDCLGANRFFIARDSYATFCARFTAATEALTVGIGADDPDIGPLMNEKAVAKQEEHVKDALDRGARLLCGGKRHAAGPLFFEPTVLADVPPDALIMREETFGPVAAIAAFDSEDEAIQRANDTEYGLVAYVHSQDPRRIYRASRALCFGMVAVNRTKVTGAPIPFGGTKQSGIGREGSRLGLEAFTEVKYVCRDWA; the protein is encoded by the coding sequence ATGACCAAGATGATCCCAACCCCCGCCGATGGTCTGCCCGCGCTGACGCGGGGCGCGCTGGCCCGCCACTTTGCCTATGTCGATGGCGCATGGGTCGCGGGGGCGCAGAGCGATGATTTCAACGTGACCGATCCGGCCAGCGGCGCGGTGCTGGGCGCGGTGGCCAAGCTTAGCGCCGAGGACAGCCGCGGCGCGGTGGATGCCGCCCATGCCGCATTTCCCCATTGGTCGGGCCTACTGCCGCAAGAGCGCGGCGCGATCCTGCGCCGCTGGCGCGATCTGATGCTGGAGAACCGCGAGGATCTGGCGCGGATCATGACCGCCGAACAGGGCAAACCCATCTCCGAGTCGCGCGGCGAGATCGACTATGCCGCCTCCTTCTTTGAGTTCTATTCCGAAGAGGCCCGCCGCCCGAACATCGAAGGCGTCACCTCGCATTTGCCGGATGCCGAGGTGGAAATTTGGCGCGAGCCGGTGGGCGTGGCCGCGCTGATCACGCCGTGGAACTTCCCATCTGCCATGCTGACCCGCAAGGCGGGCGCGGCGCTTGCCGCAGGCTGCACCGTGGTGGCGCATCCTTCGGCAGAGACGCCCTTCTCGGCGCTGGCGCTGGCCGAATTGGGCGAACAGGCGGGGCTACCCAAGGGGGTGTTCAACGTCGTCACCGGCGAGGCGCCCGAGATCGTGAAACCGTGGATGGAGGACACCCGCGTGCGGGCCATCTCTTTCACCGGCTCCACCGAGATCGGCAAGCTGCTGTACCGTCAGGCATCGGACAGCGTGAAACGTCTGGTGCTCGAACTCGGCGGCCATGCACCTTTCATCATGTTCGATGATGCCGATATGGACCGGGCCGTCGAAGAGGCGATCAAGGCCAAGTTCGCCACCTCCGGTCAGGACTGCCTCGGCGCGAACCGCTTCTTCATTGCCCGCGACAGCTATGCCACCTTCTGCGCGCGTTTCACCGCCGCGACCGAAGCGCTCACCGTCGGCATCGGCGCGGATGACCCCGACATCGGCCCGTTGATGAACGAAAAGGCCGTGGCCAAACAAGAGGAACACGTCAAAGATGCGCTTGACCGTGGGGCGCGACTGCTTTGTGGTGGCAAGCGTCACGCGGCGGGGCCGCTGTTCTTTGAGCCGACGGTGCTGGCGGACGTGCCGCCCGATGCGCTGATCATGCGCGAGGAAACCTTTGGCCCCGTGGCCGCCATCGCGGCTTTCGACAGCGAGGATGAGGCGATCCAGCGGGCCAATGACACGGAGTATGGCTTGGTGGCCTATGTCCACAGCCAAGACCCCCGCCGCATCTACCGCGCCAGCCGGGCGCTATGTTTCGGCATGGTGGCGGTGAACCGCACTAAGGTGACCGGCGCGCCGATCCCCTTTGGCGGCACGAAACAATCGGGGATCGGGCGCGAGGGATCGCGGCTGGGGCTCGAAGCCTTTACGGAAGTCAAATACGTCTGCCGTGACTGGGCCTAA
- the dctP gene encoding TRAP transporter substrate-binding protein DctP, producing the protein MANFKTVITGGILAAVTSVAGAASADTWRYAFEEALDEVQGKYAQKFKEEVEANSDHEVQLFPYGTLGESVDTMEQAQAGILQFVDQSPGFTGALIPEAQVFFVPYLLPQDDEELFEFFRTSKAINEMFPELYAEQGLELLKMFPEGDVCMTTQEPVKTPEDLNEVKFRVMTNPLLVESYKAFGATPTPLPWGEVYGAMQTGIIQGQENPGFYLESTKMYEVTEVITCIGHNNFTTAVMANKDFYDGLSDADKEVVQNASDAAFEYILEYQSGLQEKSLDNIAKAKPDMQINILSEEERQPFKDKAASVEEAFIEMTGDSGKEILDQFKADLEAVK; encoded by the coding sequence ATGGCTAATTTCAAGACCGTTATCACCGGGGGTATCCTCGCAGCCGTGACAAGCGTCGCAGGCGCGGCCTCCGCCGACACATGGCGCTATGCATTTGAAGAGGCACTGGACGAGGTGCAGGGCAAATACGCCCAGAAATTCAAGGAAGAAGTCGAAGCGAACTCCGACCACGAAGTGCAGCTTTTCCCCTATGGCACCTTGGGTGAATCCGTTGACACGATGGAACAGGCGCAGGCCGGCATCCTTCAGTTCGTGGACCAGTCCCCCGGCTTCACCGGCGCGCTGATCCCCGAGGCGCAGGTCTTCTTCGTGCCCTACCTGCTGCCGCAGGACGACGAGGAACTGTTCGAGTTCTTCCGCACCTCCAAGGCCATCAACGAAATGTTCCCCGAGCTTTATGCAGAGCAGGGTCTGGAACTGCTCAAGATGTTCCCCGAGGGTGACGTTTGCATGACCACGCAAGAGCCGGTCAAAACGCCCGAAGACCTTAACGAGGTCAAGTTCCGCGTCATGACCAACCCGCTCTTGGTCGAAAGCTACAAAGCCTTTGGTGCCACGCCGACACCGCTGCCATGGGGCGAAGTCTATGGCGCGATGCAGACCGGCATCATCCAAGGTCAGGAAAACCCCGGCTTCTATCTGGAATCCACCAAGATGTATGAGGTGACCGAGGTCATCACCTGCATCGGCCACAACAACTTCACCACCGCTGTGATGGCCAACAAGGATTTCTATGATGGCCTGTCCGACGCAGACAAAGAGGTGGTTCAGAACGCCTCTGACGCGGCATTCGAATACATCCTCGAATACCAGTCCGGCCTGCAGGAAAAGTCGCTGGATAACATCGCCAAGGCGAAGCCCGACATGCAGATCAACATCCTGTCCGAAGAAGAGCGTCAGCCCTTCAAAGATAAGGCCGCATCGGTTGAAGAAGCCTTCATCGAAATGACAGGCGACAGCGGCAAGGAAATTCTTGACCAATTCAAGGCAGACCTCGAAGCCGTCAAGTAA
- a CDS encoding ABC transporter ATP-binding protein yields the protein MSLLRIRNLSVDFATASGKFRAVDSVDQDVDTGEILAIVGESGSGKSVSMLALMGLLPWTATVTADELTFDGHDLLTMDKRARRKIVGNDLAMIFQEPMSSLNPCFPVGWQIKESLRVHLGLNRAERHKRAIELFEQVGIPDPEKRLSVFPHQMSGGMNQRVMIAMAIACKPKLLIADEPTTALDVTIQAQILDLLTSLRDETGMGLVLITHDMGVVAETAERVSVQYAGQKIEEQQVLPLFREPHHPYTAALLDALPERATEKRLPTIPGVVPGQFDRPAGCLFSPRCKFANDKCRAENPPPLGEDLGKARCFYPLNTNERAAS from the coding sequence ATGTCTCTATTGCGTATCCGCAACCTCTCGGTCGATTTCGCCACTGCCTCGGGCAAGTTCCGCGCGGTCGACAGTGTCGATCAGGATGTCGACACCGGTGAAATTCTTGCCATCGTCGGCGAAAGCGGCTCGGGCAAGTCGGTCTCCATGCTGGCGCTGATGGGGCTGCTGCCTTGGACCGCCACCGTCACCGCCGATGAGCTGACCTTCGACGGCCACGACCTGCTGACCATGGACAAACGCGCCCGGCGTAAGATCGTCGGCAACGATCTGGCGATGATCTTTCAAGAGCCGATGTCCTCGCTCAACCCCTGTTTCCCGGTGGGCTGGCAGATCAAGGAATCCCTGCGCGTGCATCTGGGCCTGAACCGGGCCGAGCGGCACAAGCGGGCCATTGAGCTGTTTGAACAGGTCGGCATTCCGGACCCGGAAAAGCGCCTTTCGGTCTTCCCGCACCAGATGTCGGGCGGGATGAACCAGCGCGTGATGATCGCCATGGCGATTGCCTGCAAGCCGAAGCTTTTGATCGCGGATGAGCCGACGACCGCGCTCGACGTGACCATTCAGGCGCAGATCCTCGACCTGCTGACCTCGCTGCGCGACGAGACGGGCATGGGGCTGGTGCTGATCACCCATGACATGGGCGTGGTCGCCGAAACCGCCGAGCGCGTCAGCGTGCAGTATGCCGGTCAGAAGATCGAGGAGCAGCAGGTGCTGCCACTCTTCCGCGAACCGCACCATCCCTATACGGCGGCGCTGCTGGACGCGCTGCCCGAGCGCGCCACTGAGAAACGCCTGCCGACGATCCCCGGCGTGGTGCCCGGCCAGTTCGACCGGCCCGCGGGGTGCCTCTTCTCTCCGCGCTGCAAGTTCGCCAACGATAAATGCCGCGCCGAGAACCCGCCGCCCTTGGGCGAGGATCTGGGCAAGGCGCGTTGCTTCTATCCGCTCAACACCAATGAAAGGGCCGCGTCATGA
- a CDS encoding PLP-dependent aminotransferase family protein, with product MTKWRPDPGSLTRPAYRSLVQAIETAIQNGVLKPGDRLPTQRQMAFDLSLSVQTVSRAYDKLVEAGKIVGEVGRGTFVRAASDEISMPFVSRKAAGRLLDMSILKPVLDHAHEEAMQKTLRAMARSLPRAMMGGFRQDLRAGDSSSAVRRWLSLCGLDLEGMAVIPTNGSTSAMTVAMMTAAQPGDLIVSEDIGHHTLRPLARFLGIRLQGVTVDAGGICPEALERVCAKEPVKAVYLIPNGANPLAFTMTESRRAAVIEVARRHDLLIIENQSWGPLQDAPPPPMAAMAPERVLYFTSLTKCLLPGLRVGYLVVPDHLCASAANRHMVTSWMATNMMTEIAGRWIEEGTAETLLNRQQLALRDRADFAANVFRGLDMRTSSNGLHLWLPCHDIYEEAELVKSIRESGVAVANGASFAIGPPDRHPGIRVSIGGQSFPEFARGIRMIDARLRNRGRAE from the coding sequence ATGACAAAATGGCGCCCAGACCCCGGATCCCTGACCCGCCCTGCCTATCGTTCACTCGTTCAGGCGATTGAAACGGCGATACAGAACGGCGTGCTCAAACCCGGAGACCGCCTGCCGACGCAGCGGCAGATGGCCTTTGACCTGTCGCTGAGCGTGCAGACCGTCAGCCGCGCCTATGACAAGCTGGTTGAGGCGGGCAAAATCGTCGGAGAGGTCGGGCGCGGCACTTTCGTGCGCGCGGCGAGCGATGAGATCTCCATGCCCTTCGTCAGCCGCAAGGCCGCCGGGCGGTTGCTGGATATGTCGATCCTGAAACCTGTGTTGGATCACGCCCATGAAGAGGCGATGCAAAAAACACTCCGCGCCATGGCCCGCTCCCTGCCCCGCGCGATGATGGGCGGGTTTCGCCAAGACCTCCGCGCCGGGGACAGTAGCAGCGCAGTGCGGCGCTGGCTCTCGCTCTGCGGGCTGGATCTGGAGGGGATGGCGGTGATCCCCACCAATGGCAGCACCAGCGCGATGACCGTGGCGATGATGACCGCGGCGCAACCGGGCGATCTGATCGTCAGCGAAGACATCGGCCATCACACCCTGCGCCCCCTCGCCCGCTTTTTGGGCATCCGCCTGCAAGGTGTGACCGTCGACGCGGGCGGCATCTGCCCCGAAGCGCTGGAGCGGGTCTGCGCAAAAGAGCCGGTGAAGGCCGTCTACCTGATCCCCAACGGGGCCAACCCGCTGGCCTTTACCATGACCGAAAGCCGCCGCGCTGCGGTGATCGAGGTGGCAAGACGCCATGACCTGCTGATCATCGAAAACCAGTCATGGGGGCCGCTGCAAGACGCGCCGCCACCGCCAATGGCGGCCATGGCCCCGGAACGGGTGCTCTATTTCACCAGCCTCACCAAATGCCTGCTGCCGGGGCTGCGGGTCGGCTATCTGGTGGTGCCGGATCACCTCTGCGCCTCGGCGGCCAACCGGCATATGGTGACCAGTTGGATGGCCACCAATATGATGACCGAGATCGCCGGGCGCTGGATCGAAGAAGGCACCGCCGAAACCCTGCTCAACCGTCAGCAATTGGCCCTGCGCGACCGCGCCGATTTCGCCGCCAATGTGTTTCGCGGCCTCGACATGCGGACCAGTTCGAACGGGCTGCACCTCTGGCTGCCCTGTCATGACATTTACGAAGAGGCCGAACTGGTCAAATCCATCCGCGAAAGCGGGGTCGCCGTGGCCAATGGGGCCAGTTTCGCCATCGGCCCACCAGACCGCCACCCGGGGATTCGCGTCTCGATCGGGGGGCAATCCTTTCCTGAATTCGCCCGGGGGATTCGCATGATCGATGCAAGATTACGCAACAGGGGTAGGGCGGAATGA
- a CDS encoding universal stress protein yields MFTHILAPYDGSVNADRALMKAAEMAKLTGAKVTLLTIYRHHSMLEASLSMVRVNDPGNIDDAMQAHATEIITHGKQLMKDAGVENVRAFVRSGRPARAVTEFAKKHEVDLIVIGSRGLGATGDSYLLGSVSHKVTGLAKCPVLVV; encoded by the coding sequence ATGTTCACCCATATCCTCGCCCCCTATGACGGCTCGGTGAATGCCGACCGCGCGCTGATGAAGGCGGCAGAGATGGCCAAGCTGACCGGGGCGAAGGTGACGCTTTTGACGATCTACCGGCATCATTCAATGCTGGAGGCGTCGCTCTCGATGGTGCGGGTGAACGATCCGGGCAATATCGACGACGCGATGCAGGCCCATGCGACCGAGATTATCACCCACGGCAAGCAACTGATGAAAGACGCGGGCGTCGAGAATGTCCGCGCCTTCGTCCGCTCTGGCCGCCCCGCGCGGGCGGTGACGGAATTTGCCAAGAAACATGAGGTTGACCTGATCGTCATCGGCTCGCGCGGCCTTGGTGCCACGGGCGACAGCTATCTCTTGGGCTCGGTCTCTCACAAGGTTACGGGGCTCGCGAAATGCCCCGTGCTTGTCGTCTAG
- a CDS encoding TRAP transporter large permease produces the protein MAVTIFSVMVVLLLLGFPMMIPLIVGAFVGFYSLFGGFGQLETMVQQMMAGVRPASLIAVPMFIFAADIMTRGQSAGRLIDMVMSFVGHMKGGLAVATAAACTMFGAVSGSTQATVVAVGSPLRPRMLKAGYKDSFVLALIVNSSDIAFLIPPSIGMIIYGVVSNTSIAELFIAGIGPGLLILALFSVYSVIYAYRHNVPTEEKATWGERFRAVRQALWPLGFPAIIIGGIYGGVFSPTEAAAACVLYAIFLEMIVFREIDFAGIYETAKSTGLITAVVFILVAAGAAFSWVISFAQIPQAVLTGIGIDSMGPIGVLFVISAAFFIGCMFVDPIVVILVFVPIFAPVVDSVGLDPVLVGTVITLQVAIGSATPPFGCDIFTAIAVFKRPYMEVIRGTPPFIIMLLSVSVALIFFPQIALFLRDLAFAK, from the coding sequence ATGGCCGTCACCATTTTCTCTGTCATGGTCGTTCTGCTGCTGCTCGGCTTTCCCATGATGATCCCGCTGATCGTGGGGGCTTTCGTCGGTTTCTATTCGCTCTTCGGCGGGTTCGGCCAGCTTGAGACGATGGTGCAGCAGATGATGGCGGGGGTGCGCCCCGCCTCGCTGATCGCCGTGCCGATGTTCATCTTTGCCGCCGACATCATGACACGGGGCCAATCCGCCGGGCGGCTGATCGATATGGTGATGTCTTTCGTCGGCCATATGAAGGGCGGTCTCGCGGTCGCCACCGCTGCGGCCTGCACCATGTTCGGCGCGGTCTCGGGCTCCACACAGGCGACGGTCGTCGCCGTCGGCTCGCCGCTGCGGCCCCGGATGCTCAAGGCGGGCTACAAAGACAGTTTCGTGCTGGCGCTGATCGTGAACTCCTCCGACATCGCCTTCCTGATCCCGCCCTCCATCGGGATGATCATCTACGGCGTCGTCTCCAACACGTCGATTGCCGAACTCTTCATCGCGGGCATCGGGCCGGGGCTGCTGATCCTCGCGCTCTTCTCGGTCTATTCCGTGATCTACGCCTACCGCCATAACGTCCCCACCGAAGAGAAAGCGACATGGGGCGAGCGTTTCCGCGCGGTGCGCCAAGCGCTTTGGCCGCTGGGCTTCCCGGCGATCATCATCGGCGGCATCTACGGCGGTGTCTTCTCCCCAACTGAAGCGGCGGCGGCCTGCGTGCTCTATGCCATTTTCCTTGAGATGATCGTCTTTCGGGAAATCGACTTTGCCGGCATCTATGAAACCGCGAAATCGACCGGGCTGATCACCGCTGTGGTCTTCATTCTCGTCGCCGCGGGTGCGGCATTCTCTTGGGTGATCTCTTTCGCGCAGATTCCGCAAGCGGTGCTGACCGGCATCGGGATCGACAGCATGGGGCCGATTGGCGTGCTCTTCGTGATCTCGGCGGCCTTCTTCATCGGCTGTATGTTCGTGGACCCCATTGTCGTGATCCTCGTCTTCGTGCCGATCTTCGCACCGGTGGTGGACTCGGTCGGCCTCGACCCGGTGCTGGTCGGCACCGTCATCACGCTGCAAGTCGCCATCGGCTCGGCCACACCGCCCTTTGGCTGTGACATCTTCACCGCCATCGCGGTCTTCAAACGGCCCTATATGGAGGTCATCCGCGGCACCCCGCCCTTCATCATCATGCTGCTGAGTGTCTCGGTTGCCCTGATCTTTTTCCCGCAGATCGCCCTGTTCCTGCGCGATCTGGCCTTTGCGAAATAA